A genome region from Myripristis murdjan chromosome 16, fMyrMur1.1, whole genome shotgun sequence includes the following:
- the LOC115373623 gene encoding LOW QUALITY PROTEIN: C-reactive protein-like (The sequence of the model RefSeq protein was modified relative to this genomic sequence to represent the inferred CDS: inserted 2 bases in 1 codon): protein MRNVAASQIVIFSRDVTAVFDGQGYKLNTWLSLCATWYWKDGNTGGRSHYQPNCEWLDEQDSHGGGFNAKQSFVGMISDVHMWDHVLSXLHLYTDSLNFTLGNVLNWRALDFQNKGIGMSTIYA from the exons ATGCGt AATGTTGCAGCCAGTCAAATTGTAATATTTTCCAGAGATGTTACTGCAGTATTTGATGGTCAGGGATACAAGCTGAACACATGGCTGTCTCTTTGTGCTACCTG GTACTGGAAAGATGGCAACACTGGTGGTAGAAGCCATTATCAGCCAAACTGTGAATGGCTTGAT GAGCAGGATTCCCATGGTGGAGGATTCAATGCCAAACAGTCTTTTGTTGGCATGATCTCTGATGTCCACATGTGGGACCACGTCCTCTC CCTCCATCTTTACACGGACAGCCTAAACTTCACGCTGGGGAATGTGCTAAACTGGAGGGCGCTTGACTTCCAGAACAAAGGCATAGGCATGTCCACCATTTATGCTTAA
- the LOC115373977 gene encoding C-reactive protein-like: protein MKFLLLLVMLTACAAVPQDLSGKMFTFPQQTSTAHVRLSTTRVDFRAVTVCLRSFTDLSRAYGLFSLATPSAANDFLLFKTATANQIYVYARNADALFDGQEYTLNAWLSVCATWDSASGLGQVWLNGKPSSRKFTKSGSNIKGRTIITLGQEQDSYGGGFDAKQSFVGMISDVHMWDYVLSPCEISRYTDNINFTPGNVLNWRALDFQITGRVLLEEKQNICY, encoded by the exons atcTTTCAGGTAAAATGTTCACCTTCCCACAACAGACCAGCACCGCTCACGTGAGACTGAGTACAACAAGAGTGGATTTCCGTgctgtgactgtctgtctcAG GAGTTTTACAGACCTCAGCAGAGCTTACGGTCTGTTCTCTCTGGCCACACCGTCTGCTGCAAATGACTTCCTGCTTTTCAAGACGGctacagccaatcagatttatGTATATGCCAGAAATGCTGATGCACTATTTGATGGTCAGGAATACACACTGAACGcatggctgtctgtctgtgccacCTGGGACTCTGCGTCCGGACTGGGACAGGTGTGGCTGAATGGAAAGCCCAGTTCCAGGAAATTCACCAAATCTGGATCAAACATCAAAGGACGCACCATCATTACCTTAGGACAG GAGCAGGATTCTTATGGTGGAGGATTCGATGCCAAACAGTCTTTTGTTGGCATGATCTCTGATGTCCACATGTGGGACTATGTCCTCTCACCCTGTGAGATCAGCCGCTACACGGACAACATCAACTTCACGCCGGGGAATGTGCTCAACTGGAGGGCGCTTGACTTCCAGATTACAGGCAGAGTGctgctggaagaaaaacaaaatatctgtTACTAA